The window AGTTAAGATAATATTTGGAAAGTAGGGCGTGTTTATGAAAGTTATATTTTTAAAAGATGTTAAAGGTAAAGGGAAGAAACATGAAGTTAAAAATGTTACTGATGGTTATGCAAAAAATTATTTAATACCAAATGGTTTAGTTGAAATAGCTTCACGTGATAGCATAAATCAAAATGTTCGTGAAATTAATCACGAAAAAGAAACTGAAAATAAACTACGTGATGAATTATTAAATTTAAAAACTCAAATAGAATCAATAAAAGATTTTAAATTTATTTTAAAAATTAAAGATAATAAACCATTTGGATCTGTTTCTTTAAAACAAATAGAAGAAAAATTGCACACAAAAAATCATTTGATGCAAATTGATAAACGTAAATTTATTAATGCAAATAATTTAAATAAGATAGGTACATATTATTTGAACTATAAATTAGACCATGATATTATTGCGCGATTGACAGTAATTGTAGAAGGTGAACAATAGTATGATTGAAAATAATGAAATGACAAATTCTATTTTATTAAATGCAGAGGCGCAATTGTTATCTATTGCAATTCACTCTTCAACAGCTTTTAATGAAATTTCTTTGCAGGTAAAAACAGATGATTTTACAAAGCAGGCTAATCAAATTATTTACAAAACATTATTTGAATTAAGAGATGAAAATAAAGATATTTCATTGACGCAATTAGCAGATTATTTAAATTATTCAAATAAATTAAATCAAGCTGGCGGAATGGTATATTTATCAGAATTATCATCTTTATACTATACAGATGAAGGATTTGAAAATTTTGTTCAAATTATTTTTGAACATTCACTTAAAAGGCAACTAACTAAAACAGTTACTGATATAAAATCATGATTAGATTCAGGTCAATCATCTATAATGCAAATTTTTTCTCAAGCTCAGTCGAGTATTTTAGATATTAAAACAGATTTATTATCAGATTCAATGACACCAATTTCTGTTATTGCAGATGAAGTACTACATCACATAGATAAATTGCGTCAGAATAAAGAAATAATAACAGGAGTTCCCTCTGGATTTAAAGATTTAGATAATATGACAGCTGGTTGACAAAATGGTGATTTAATTATTTTGGCTGCTAGACCTTCAATGGGTAAAACTGCATTTGCATTAAATTTAGGTTTTAATGCAGCAATAGAATCATTACAACAAGGAACATCAAAAACAAATGGAATTGCATTTTTTTCTTTAGAAATGCCAAAAGAACAATTAGTTCAACGTATATTTGGTATGCAAGCACAAATTAATTCTCAAACTATTAGAACCGGACAAGTTAATAATAGTAGCAACCAATCAATTGCAAATATGGAATTGATGGAAAAATTGGCTAATGCTAATGAAACAATCAAACGTTTAAACATCGTAATAGATGACACACCGGGAATGACGGTCTTACAAATTCAATCAAAGTTAAGAAAAATGAAACGTGATTATGGCATTAATTTATGTGTAATAGATTATTTACAATTAATTTCTTCTGTGAATGGTTTTGGTGATAACAGGCAAAATGAAATTGCAACAATTTCAAGACAATTAAAAAAGGTAGCCAGAGAATTAAATATGCCAATAATTTGTTTATCACAATTATCTCGTTCTGTTGAAAAACGTGAAGATAAAAAACCTATTATGTCTGATCTTCGTGATTCTGGTGCTATAGAACAAGATGCAGATATTATTATGTTTTTGTATCGACAAGATTACTATCTACACGATAACCAATTAGTTAATGAACAATCAGATGTTGATGAAACAGAAATAATTATCGCAAAACATCGTAATGGGCCAACAGGAATTATTAAATTGAATTTTAATAAATTATATGGAAAATTTACAAATACAATAAATTAATAATTTTAAAATAAATCATTTTGGTGATTAATAATATTTATGTATTATAGGGTTCGTTTTTGCTATAATAAATTTATGATTTGTGGGAGAGAGACTATATGAAAAAACTATTATCAATTTTAGGTTCA of the Spiroplasma endosymbiont of Labia minor genome contains:
- the rplI gene encoding 50S ribosomal protein L9; translated protein: MKVIFLKDVKGKGKKHEVKNVTDGYAKNYLIPNGLVEIASRDSINQNVREINHEKETENKLRDELLNLKTQIESIKDFKFILKIKDNKPFGSVSLKQIEEKLHTKNHLMQIDKRKFINANNLNKIGTYYLNYKLDHDIIARLTVIVEGEQ
- the dnaB gene encoding replicative DNA helicase, encoding MIENNEMTNSILLNAEAQLLSIAIHSSTAFNEISLQVKTDDFTKQANQIIYKTLFELRDENKDISLTQLADYLNYSNKLNQAGGMVYLSELSSLYYTDEGFENFVQIIFEHSLKRQLTKTVTDIKSWLDSGQSSIMQIFSQAQSSILDIKTDLLSDSMTPISVIADEVLHHIDKLRQNKEIITGVPSGFKDLDNMTAGWQNGDLIILAARPSMGKTAFALNLGFNAAIESLQQGTSKTNGIAFFSLEMPKEQLVQRIFGMQAQINSQTIRTGQVNNSSNQSIANMELMEKLANANETIKRLNIVIDDTPGMTVLQIQSKLRKMKRDYGINLCVIDYLQLISSVNGFGDNRQNEIATISRQLKKVARELNMPIICLSQLSRSVEKREDKKPIMSDLRDSGAIEQDADIIMFLYRQDYYLHDNQLVNEQSDVDETEIIIAKHRNGPTGIIKLNFNKLYGKFTNTIN